The Magnolia sinica isolate HGM2019 chromosome 9, MsV1, whole genome shotgun sequence sequence tgagtGGGCCGCCCGACTTATGTGCCAGGAGGTGAGCACGCCAAGCTTGACTTAATAAATGGGTAAAAAAATCTCACACATACAATACTTTTGCACGTGTACGGCAAAGGACCCTTGGAAGGAGAGAGCAGATTAAGTGTAAGCAATTTGGTTTTGAGGACTAAATACTAGAACTTGACTTGCAAGTGGTGGTGGAATATGCTAAATAATTGAATAGGGCAATGCCTTGGACCCATTGGTACGTAATTAGCAAGGTTATATTTGAATTAGAAGCTATGAATTCATCCTTTTGTCATACAATCAAAGCAAACAATCCAGTTGCAGGTAGTATAGGTCTACTGTCATCCAGCATCAGCCTCTTGCTTTTCCTCTGCTTGGGCAGTCTCTATGCCCTGTTTATGTAGGTGTGCCTCATTCATGCTACTGGGTGTGGGTGATAGATTCTAATCTGTGGTCTAGCAATTTGTTGTGCTTATGATATGCTGTGTTTCCTGCATTGCTCTACCCTTATTGCCTCTAGAGTTGTTTGCTACCTTAAGTGACAATTAAAAATCTATGCGTTGGGTTGTTAGGTGACTTGTGCAAGATTCAGTTTTAAGCTTTTATGCAGCTTTATGATTTAAGTGTGGGTTCCAGAAGCATATGTCAGGCCAATCATCTATAAGGTGGGATTCATTACTGGTAGTACCGGTTGCAGACAGGTAATGCTGGTTATATATATCCAGAGGCAGTAGTCTTTACTTTCCGTTGATCCCTGCTTTCTTTGGATCCCTTTGGATTAGCTCCATCATGGTAGAGGTCCTGTGGGGCGAGGGGCCTGTTATGTCTCTGTTTCGATGCAAGCAAAGCTGTATGacttctttttatatttatttactgccaaaccatggatgggatggttagaattTTCTGATAAAATTGATTCTTTAGAACCCTAAGCAATAGATGATGGGCCTAATAGATGGATAGCTCACTGCTGAATAGGCCTACTTTCCCATAAATTATGTTGACTGTCCACTAAATAATTATTGTTCAGATGGTGTgaatcatctgattggtgggATTTTTACATGGTGGCCTAATAAATGTGTTCTGGACCTAATGCACAGCCCATATTGCTTGGTTAGACTGGCCAGGTGTCCTTTGCAAGTAGAAAACTGCATGCTATGGTGCCTTGAGAGTAGATGAtgatttccacacttctttttgGCATCACAAACGTCCAACTCAAAAGTCACCACATAGTAACAAGTGATTACTCTTACACCCCACGTACATAGATGTGGGAAGGTGAAAGAACTGTGTGTGTGATGATCGATAAatgcaaaatataaaaatatgcaTAAAACACCACTCTGTCTGAATGTTTACTTAGCCCACATTTGTCTAGAccattgggaaaaaaaaagaccACTGGCTAGGTAGGCTACATTGGTTAGATCATCCAGCTCATAGATTAAGTTATCTTGTTGCTGAGGTGggccaaaatttgaaaacaaagagagatgagacatatatatatatatatatatatatatatatatatatatatatatatatatatatatatatatatatttgtatttgtatttgtatttgtatttgtGTTTGTTtgcagaaaggtgggagcacaccacctgtaattttattgatttgaaaaTGGTTATGTACAGCATTTAGGTAGGTGCAAATACAAGAAACAACTGCCACATGGATCATATAAACCaagaaaaatatacaaatttaCAAAAACGAGAAAACAACTaaagcttttattttattttactgtaGACATGAACTATACAAACATATTTACCCTAGCTCCAATCATCTCACCGTCGTTGCTATTTAGGAAACACCAtggaaggaaaaattaaggaaagCATTCCATCAACAAATATATAGAACTCTTTCCTTCCCTTCCTCCAAAGTGCTAGGGTCCATAAAAGAATCCCTAAACTTGCTCCGTATCCAACTCCAAATCCTATACACATTAATTCCCAATCATATTTCCTTTCGGACTGCAATGTTGACAGAGCGGACAGTGGTGTACTCTCTGCATCTTCGCATTTTTTTGATTGTGGAGGTCCACACAATCCTAAGTTCTCTTTGAATGATTCGCTGTTAAATGTAAGAAACTGCTGGCTTTGTGGTATTTTTCCCATGAGGAAATTCTGTGAGAGATTCAACACTGCAAGGAATGTTAGATCTGTTAGCTGCCAAGGGATCTCTCCAGACAATTTATTATGTGAGAGATCTAATGACTCTAGATCCCTTAAATTCtgaagtgatgttggaattccgCCGGTTAAATCATTGTTGGACATATTGAGCACAATGAGGGACTTTAGATCCCCAGTTGATTTTGGGATATCTCCATGAAATTTGTTCACTGAGAGATCCACTACAGTAAAGGCCGTAAGGATCTTTACTAGTTCGATCTGCAGCCCTTTGATGACTAGAGACACTTTGTTTTGATAGTATATGGAACTTCCGTTTATCATTTTGCTAAGGACCAAAGTTTGGGATTTGTCCTCATCCATCATTGCCTTCCAACTCTTAAACATATTTGATGGCAAATTACCCTCAAAACTATTGAAAGAGAGGTCGAAAATTTGTAACAGAGGGAAAGGTTGATTTGTTAGAGGATGCCCAATGATGCCAtgaaattggttggatctcaagacGAGAACACGCAACTGTGACAAAGCTTCCAACCATAAAGGGAAGGTGTCATGTATTTGACTGTTTGCAAGGTTTAATACCTCCAACATTTTGCAATTAGCCAAAGACCTTGGCACTTGGCCCTCTAATTGATTCCCACTGAGATCAAGCGTTTGTATGTTACATCCCTCTTTAAATGTCTGAAGTAATGTGCCATTGAAAGCATTTCCTTGAAGATTCAACACACTAAGGCTATCACCAATCTCACCCAAACATGGTGGAATCCGACCAATGAATTGATTGTGAGATAAATCGAGGACTGCTAGGGATGTTGCATTGCAAACTGATCGAGGGATTTCACCACCGAGGCTATTGTTTGAAACTGAAAAGAATAAGATGGAGGGTGGTGGGATAGGAAGTGAGTCTTCTAGCTTGTTGGAGCTAATGTCCAGAATGCTCAAGTCACTCAACGAAAGATGGGGAGATGGTTCTATTCCCCGTAGAACATTGTGAGAAAGATTTAAATAGTTTAAAGACCCATTGCCAATCTCCCATATCCATTTGGGTATTTCACCACTAATTTTATTGTTGGAAAGATCCAATTGCCACAACTGCTCTTGATTTCTCAAGAAATTTGGAAATGTGCTGATGTTGCAAGAACGTAACAACAAAAATTGAAACTGGGGGATGGAAACAAATGTGGAATTACCACTGCCATATTGGACTGACAAGTTGTTATCTGAAAGATCCAGAGAGTAAAGATTTTTGAGGTTTTGAAATAAGCCTAGCTCCACAACACCACTGAAATTATTGGAAGAAATGTCTAGGTCTTCAAGCTTGATAAGTTGAAAGATATATCTGGGTATCATCCCCTGCAATTTATTGGATGAAAGATAGAGGAACTCCAGCTGTGAAGAAGAGGCATTGTGAAACTCGCCAAGTTGACCACTAAGTTGGTTACCTGTGAGACCCAACCTCTGTAATGATGGGAGTGAAAgcaatgatgatggaatggtccCATTAAGCAAATTATTCGCTAAGCTGATCACTTTGAGATTCAGAAGCTCATTTCCATATGAAGAAGGAATTGGGCCGCTCAATTTATTGGATGAAAGATACAGATATTGCAGTTTGGTAAGGTTCAAAAGTGAGGATGGTAATGATCCTGACAAGTTGCAATTGCTGAAGTCTAATTGAGTCAAGAATTTGAGATTATTGAGAGAATCTGGTAACTTTCCTGAAAATCCAGTGTATGAAAGGAACAATTGCTGTAGAGTATTGTTTTGAGGGAACTCTGGCaaattgatagctacaagtggattacCTGATATGTCGATGATTCGTAGGTTTGGCAGCTGGAAAACACTGTCAGGGAATTTTCCATGCAATCCACACTCTGTAAGGAGCAGGGACGTCAAGGAGGATAAGTTCCCTATGAAATTGGGGACTGCAGACGAGAGATTGTTTCCactgaggtcgagttcagatagGAAATGGAGCCGTGAAAGGGAAGAATAGATGGAGCTTGAAAGATCACATTCTTGTAAGATCAACTTGCGGAGACTCCctgggaagctgggcactgcTGAGGAGAGATTGTTTCcgctgaggtcgagttcagataagaaatgaaGCTGTGAAAGGGACGAATAGATG is a genomic window containing:
- the LOC131255186 gene encoding receptor-like protein 7, translating into MALLSSSKNPSFLIPVFLSSLLFLTTQQCNHHHFSAILHLKHGFNFTASTLSTLPSWNSNNTDCCNWERNTCDGPTGHVISLDLSEFYISGRIDFESLFRLRSLRRLNLAYNEFDPSPFPSGFDQLTNLTHLNLSHLSFYGQIPLEISRLTTLVSLDLSYNQYYNGSGFHYLKLENPSIGALVQNLSNLSELYLDWVHILLQQGQTLDLPLPTLRKLSLRDCLLSASIYSSLSQLHFLSELDLSGNNLSSAVPSFPGSLRKLILQECDLSSSIYSSLSRLHFLSELDLSGNNLSSAVPNFIGNLSSLTSLLLTECGLHGKFPDSVFQLPNLRIIDISGNPLVAINLPEFPQNNTLQQLFLSYTGFSGKLPDSLNNLKFLTQLDFSNCNLSGSLPSSLLNLTKLQYLYLSSNKLSGPIPSSYGNELLNLKVISLANNLLNGTIPSSLLSLPSLQRLGLTGNQLSGQLGEFHNASSSQLEFLYLSSNKLQGMIPRYIFQLIKLEDLDISSNNFSGVVELGLFQNLKNLYSLDLSDNNLSVQYGSGNSTFVSIPQFQFLLLRSCNISTFPNFLRNQEQLWQLDLSNNKISGEIPKWIWEIGNGSLNYLNLSHNVLRGIEPSPHLSLSDLSILDISSNKLEDSLPIPPPSILFFSVSNNSLGGEIPRSVCNATSLAVLDLSHNQFIGRIPPCLGEIGDSLSVLNLQGNAFNGTLLQTFKEGCNIQTLDLSGNQLEGQVPRSLANCKMLEVLNLANSQIHDTFPLWLEALSQLRVLVLRSNQFHGIIGHPLTNQPFPLLQIFDLSFNSFEGNLPSNMFKSWKAMMDEDKSQTLVLSKMINGSSIYYQNKVSLVIKGLQIELVKILTAFTVVDLSVNKFHGDIPKSTGDLKSLIVLNMSNNDLTGGIPTSLQNLRDLESLDLSHNKLSGEIPWQLTDLTFLAVLNLSQNFLMGKIPQSQQFLTFNSESFKENLGLCGPPQSKKCEDAESTPLSALSTLQSERKYDWELMCIGFGVGYGASLGILLWTLALWRKGRKEFYIFVDGMLSLIFPSMVFPK